From Nerophis lumbriciformis linkage group LG09, RoL_Nlum_v2.1, whole genome shotgun sequence, one genomic window encodes:
- the LOC133607185 gene encoding thy-1 membrane glycoprotein: protein MLPSVFVCGVLAALLTAARCELIKVCIEDDDNLRVDCRVKAKANQISSYQFSWSSGSKESLINANVSGLPAESRFRGKSEVTELEPHGYRMTLKGFTDKLLHNTTYLCKITGAGASVTVERDQLVRCCAVSLILQNCWSVGLLLFFHVTHA from the exons cgTTGCTGACGGCAGCCCGGTGTGAGCTCATCAAGGTGTGCATCGAGGACGACGACAACCTGAGAGTGGACTGCCGGGTGAAGGCCAAGGCCAACCAGATCAGCAGCTACCAGTTCTCCTGGTCCTCCGGCTCCAAGGAGTCGCTCATCAACGCCAACGTGTCCGGTTTACCGGCCGAGTCCCGGTTCAGGGGCAAGAGCGAGGTGACGGAGTTGGAGCCTCACGGCTACCGGATGACGCTGAAAGGCTTCACGGACAAGTTGCTGCACAACACCACGTACTTGTGCAAAATAACCGGCGCGGGCGCCAGCGTTACCGTGGAGAGAG ATCAACTTGTCCGATGTTGTGCTGTCAGTCTGATCCTGCAGAACTGCTGGAGTGTTGGCCTGCTGCTTTTCTTCCACGTCACTCACGCGTAA